TCGGCACGGGTGCGGTGGACCAGCATGGAGAGGGCATCGACCGGCTCGGCATTCACCAGGATCGACATCTTCACCAGATCACCCTCGCGGTAATCCGAGATGTGGTAGTCGAACGAGGCGTAGCCCTTCGAGATCGACTTCAGCCGGTCGTAGAAATCGAACACCACCTCATTGAGCGGCAGGTCGTACACCACCATGGCGCGCTTGCCGACGTAGTTGAGGTCGATCTGCGCGCCGCGCCGGTCCTGGCACAGCTTCAAGACGCCGCCGAGATACTCGTCCGGCGTCATGATGGTGGCGCGGATCCACGGCTCCTCGATCGTGTCGATCTTCATCACATCGGGCATGTCGGCCGGGTTGTGAAGCTCCTTCTTCTCCCCGTCGGACATGTTGAGGTGGTAGACCACGCTCGGCGCGGTCGAGATCAGGTCGAGGTTGAACTCGCGCTCCAGCCGCTCCTGGATGATCTCGAGGTGGAGGAGCCCGAGGAAGCCGCAGCGGAAGCCGAAGCCGAGGGCGGCCGAGGTCTCCATCTCGTAGGAGAACGAGGCGTCGTTGAGGCGCAGCTTGCCCATCGCGCCGCGCAAATTCTCGAAATCCGCGGCGTCGACCGGGAACAGGCCGCAGAACACCACCGGCTGCACCGGCTTGAAGCCCGGCATCGCCTCCTTGGTCTTGCGCTTGTCCTCGGTGATGGTGTCGCCGACGCGGGTATCGGCGACTTCCTTGATCGAGCCGGTGAAGAAGCCGACCTCGCCGGGACCGAGTTCCGACACGTCCTGCATCTTGGGCCGGAACACGCCGAGGCGCTCGACGCCGTGGGCCGCATCGGCCCCCATCATGCGGATCGTCATGCCCTTCTTGAGCACGCCGTCGACGATGCGCACCAGCACCACGACGCCGAGATAGACATCGTACCACGAATCGACCAGCAGCGCCTTGAGCGGCGCCGACCGGTCACCCTTCGGCGGCGGCAGCCGGGTGACGATCGCCTCCAGCACCGCCTCGATGTTGAGGCCGGTCTTGGCCGAGATCGGCACCGCGTCCTTGGCGTCGATGCCGATCACCTCCTCGATCTGCTCCTTGACCCGGTCGGGCTCGGCCGCCGGCAGGTCGATCTTGTTGAGGACCGGGACGATCTCGTGGTTGGCGTCGAGGGCCTGGTAGACGTTGGCCAGCGTCTGCGCCTCGACGCCCTGGGAGGCGTCGACGACCAGCAGCGAGCCCTCGCAGGCGGCGAGCGAGCGCGACACCTCGTAGGCGAAATCGACGTGGCCGGGAGTGTCCATCAGGTTGAGGACGTAGTCGCGCCCGTCCTGCGCCTTGTATTCCAGGCGCACGGTCTGCGCCTTGATGGTGATGCCGCGCTCCTTCTCGATGTCCATCGAGTCGAGCATCTGCTCGCTCATGTCGCGCGCCGCGACCGCCCCGGTGATCTGGATGAGCCGATCGGCGAGCGTCGACTTGCCGTGGTCGATATGGGCGACGATCGAGAAGTTGCGGATGTTGTCGATGGGGGACGCGGTCATCGTGAGGCTGTCTCCGGCGCGCAGGCGCGGCGATGCGCGGGGCGCACGGCGGTGGGGATAAGAGTCGACGGGAGATAGCAGCGGCACCCCGCCGCGCCAAGACGGCGGCCGGACGCACGCGACACGTTCCACGGCGCGCCTCATCGGCAGCGGTCGGCAGCAGCCCCGTTCCCGCCGGCTCGCTACAGCGAAGTGACTATCACTCCGGCTTCGGCATAATCTCAGTCGCGAGATGACGCAGGGATCGAACCGTGGAAAGAGACAACAGCGATGCGGGGCAGCGACCGAATCTGGTCGAGGTCGACAAGATGGCCATCGCTCCCGACGTTCTGGAACGCCGACATGAGGGTTTTCGCCAGCGCGTCACCATCCATCTGACCTACGCGATCGTTCTGCTTTCCATCTCGGCGATCGGCCTGGTGGTGGCATTTCCGGACAGGACAGCAGCGTTAAAAGATATCTTGTCTATCATCCTGCCCGGATTGTTCGGCGTCTACGGGACTGCGATGGGTTTCTATTTCAGCCAGAGGAAGTGATCCGCCGACCGAAATCAGCGGAACACGACCTCTTTTATGCGCCCATCGCTTTCCTGAATCAGGATCGACGCACCCCGCTCCTTCTGCTCAAGGAGAAACTTTTCGGTCCCAAGCGCGCGACGGACGGCCTCCGAGAGGGTGATATTGCCGTAACGGCTCGCGATCCATTCGAGGATCTGCCTGTTATCAGCCGACAATCTCAGCGTGAGCTTGTCCGCATTCTTGTCCTGCTCGGGCGCACAGGATTCGGTGAATTGTACGGCCATGGGGGCCTCCGCGATGTCGTTCAGACGTCGAAACGTCAACGCATTGACGCCTATTGGCGGTGCGATAAGCGTCAGCGTCAAGTGCCCGTGGCGACACGTCATCCATTGCCGGCCATGGCAGCGAACCTCACGCTCCCAACCGGTCCGCCACATCCTCCGCCAGCGACAGGCTCGAGGTCAGCCCCGGGCTCTCGATGCCGAAGAGATGCACGAGCCCCGGCAGCCCGTGCTCGGCCGGGCCGTCGATGAGGAAGTCGGCCGCCCCCTCCCCCGGACCGGACAGCTTCGGGCGGATGCCGGCATAGTCGGGCACCAGCGCGCCGTCGGGAAGCGCGGGCCAGTAGCGGCGGATCGCGGCGTAGAACAGGGCACCGCGGCCGGGATCGACCTCGTAGTCGGGGGCGTCGATCCACTCGACGTCGGGGCCGAAGCGCATCCGCCCGGCGAGATCGAGGGTGAGGTGGATCCCTAAGCCCCCCTCGACCGGCGCGGGGTAGATCAGCCGCGAGAAGGCCGGCCGGCCGGTGCAGCCGAAATAATTGCCCTTGGCGAGCACGAGCCGCGGCACCCGGGTCTCGGGATAGCCCTCGGTCGCCCGGGCAAGGCCTTGCGCGCCGAAGCTCGCGGCGTTCACCACGGCATCGACCGTGAGCTCATCGTCGCCGAAGCGGGCGACCCACCCGTCGGGCGAGCGGGTGAGGCGGTCGATCGGCGTGTTGAAGGCGAGCGCGCCGCCCGCCCCCTCGATGTCGCCCTGCAGCGCCAGCATCAGGGCGTGGCTGTCGACGATGCCGGTCTCGGTCGAGAGGAGCGCGGCATTGCAGGTCAGGTTCGGCTCCAGGCGCCTCGCTTCCGCGCCGTCGAGGAGCGACAGGCCCTCGACCCCGTTCTCGACCCCTTGCGCGTGGATCGCCGCGATCTTGGCGCCCTCCGGCTCGGTCGCCGCGACGATCAGCTTGCCGATCTTGGCGTGCGGGACCCCGTGGCTCGCGCAGAAGGCGTAGAGCCGGCGCCGTCCCTCGACGCAGTGGCGGGCCCGGCTCGAACCGGTCGGGTAGTACATCCCGGCATGGATCACCTCGGAATTGCGCGAGGACACGCCGGTCCCGATGCCGCCTTCCGCCTCCGCCACGATCACCTCGTGACCGCGCAGAGCCAGATCCCGACCGATCGCGAGGCCGACCACGCCGGCACCGACGACGAGCACCATCATCGGCCGCTCCTCCCTGAGTTTCTTCGTTAGGGCTTATACAACGAGAAAGGGCCCCTCTCCGGGGAGAAGGGCCCTCGCATGATCGAAACCTGAAAAAGATCAGGCCGCGATCGACATGGTCGGCTCGGCGGCGCGCACGTCGGCGTCGACATGGGCCTCGAAGCGCTTGAAGTTGTTCTGGAACATCTCGACCAGGCTCTTGGCGGTCGCGGCGAAGGCCGCCTTATCCTGCCAGGTCTTGACCGGGTACAGGATGTGCGGCTCGACACCCGGCACCGAGGTCGGGACCGCGAAGCCGAAATACGGGTCGCGGCGGAAATCCGCCTTGGCGAGCGAGCCGTCGAGCGCCGCGGTCAGCAGCCGGCGGGTGACACGGATCGGCATGCGTCGCCCGGTGCCGACGCCGCCGCCGGTCCAGCCGGTGTTGACGAGCCAGCAATCGACGTGGTGACGGGCGATCAGGTCGCGCAGCAGGTTGCCGTAGACCGAGGGGTGACGCGGCATGAACGGCGCGCCGAAGCAGGTCGAGAAGGTCGCCTCCGGGCCCTTCAGCCCCTTCTCGGTACCGGCCACCTTGGCGGTGTAGCCCGAGAGGAAGTGGTACATCGCCTCGGCGCCGGTCAGCTTGGCGATCGGGGGCAGCACCCCGAAGGCGTCGCAGGTCAGCATGACGATGTTCTTCGGGTGCCCGGCCTGGCCGGTGGCGCTCGAATTGCTGATGAAGGGCAGCGGGTAGGCGCAGCGGGTGTTCTCGGTGCGCGAGGCGTCGTCGAAGTCCGGCAGGCGGGTGACCGGGTCGATGACGACATTCTCCATCACGGTGCCGAAGCGCTCGGTGGTGGAATAGATCTCGGGCTCGGCCTCCTTCGACAGGCGGATGGTCTTGGCGTAGCAGCCGCCCTCGAAGTTAAAGATGCCCTTCGGGCTCCAGCCGTGCTCGTCGTCGCCGAGCAGCACGCGGTTGGGATCGGAAGACAGGGTGGTCTTGCCGGTGCCCGACAGGCCGAAGAACAGGGCCGAGTCACCCTCGTGGCCGACATTGGCCGAGCAGTGCATCGGCATCACGTGAGCCTTGGGCAGCACGTAGTTCAGGTAGGTGAAGACCGATTTCTTCATCTCGCCGGCATAGGACGTGCCGCCGATC
This sequence is a window from Methylobacterium sp. SyP6R. Protein-coding genes within it:
- a CDS encoding NAD(P)/FAD-dependent oxidoreductase, translated to MMVLVVGAGVVGLAIGRDLALRGHEVIVAEAEGGIGTGVSSRNSEVIHAGMYYPTGSSRARHCVEGRRRLYAFCASHGVPHAKIGKLIVAATEPEGAKIAAIHAQGVENGVEGLSLLDGAEARRLEPNLTCNAALLSTETGIVDSHALMLALQGDIEGAGGALAFNTPIDRLTRSPDGWVARFGDDELTVDAVVNAASFGAQGLARATEGYPETRVPRLVLAKGNYFGCTGRPAFSRLIYPAPVEGGLGIHLTLDLAGRMRFGPDVEWIDAPDYEVDPGRGALFYAAIRRYWPALPDGALVPDYAGIRPKLSGPGEGAADFLIDGPAEHGLPGLVHLFGIESPGLTSSLSLAEDVADRLGA
- the lepA gene encoding translation elongation factor 4, with the translated sequence MTASPIDNIRNFSIVAHIDHGKSTLADRLIQITGAVAARDMSEQMLDSMDIEKERGITIKAQTVRLEYKAQDGRDYVLNLMDTPGHVDFAYEVSRSLAACEGSLLVVDASQGVEAQTLANVYQALDANHEIVPVLNKIDLPAAEPDRVKEQIEEVIGIDAKDAVPISAKTGLNIEAVLEAIVTRLPPPKGDRSAPLKALLVDSWYDVYLGVVVLVRIVDGVLKKGMTIRMMGADAAHGVERLGVFRPKMQDVSELGPGEVGFFTGSIKEVADTRVGDTITEDKRKTKEAMPGFKPVQPVVFCGLFPVDAADFENLRGAMGKLRLNDASFSYEMETSAALGFGFRCGFLGLLHLEIIQERLEREFNLDLISTAPSVVYHLNMSDGEKKELHNPADMPDVMKIDTIEEPWIRATIMTPDEYLGGVLKLCQDRRGAQIDLNYVGKRAMVVYDLPLNEVVFDFYDRLKSISKGYASFDYHISDYREGDLVKMSILVNAEPVDALSMLVHRTRAESRGRAMCEKLKDLIPRHLFQIPVQAAIGGKIIARETIRALSKDVTAKCYGGDISRKRKLLDKQKEGKKRMRQFGKVEIPQEAFIAALKMDT
- a CDS encoding phosphoenolpyruvate carboxykinase — protein: MNDIGVFNEAFGAAKIGLRNLKRVNWNLEAPSLYEHALQRGEAQLAAGGALVAETGIHTGRSPKDKFVVRDADTENEVWWENNGGITRPQFETLLEDFLAHAEGKELFAQDLVGGAEAGHRVRTRVFTEYAWHSLFIRNLLIRPERETLATFEPELTIIDLPSFRADPARHGCRSETVIAVDFSRKIVLIGGTSYAGEMKKSVFTYLNYVLPKAHVMPMHCSANVGHEGDSALFFGLSGTGKTTLSSDPNRVLLGDDEHGWSPKGIFNFEGGCYAKTIRLSKEAEPEIYSTTERFGTVMENVVIDPVTRLPDFDDASRTENTRCAYPLPFISNSSATGQAGHPKNIVMLTCDAFGVLPPIAKLTGAEAMYHFLSGYTAKVAGTEKGLKGPEATFSTCFGAPFMPRHPSVYGNLLRDLIARHHVDCWLVNTGWTGGGVGTGRRMPIRVTRRLLTAALDGSLAKADFRRDPYFGFAVPTSVPGVEPHILYPVKTWQDKAAFAATAKSLVEMFQNNFKRFEAHVDADVRAAEPTMSIAA